In Corylus avellana chromosome ca8, CavTom2PMs-1.0, the genomic stretch TATTTTCATAATCTCCATTAGTGTCCTTGACAATGGCACGATCCAGAGGGACGCTGCTTCTTCGGTGGTATTCATCCCTTATAAACTTCATGTCAACCTCGGCCCTTGTAGCGATAACCCTAGTGAGTGCTCCTTCATCTGTTCCTCGTTTGTTAATTGCCAGCCGAAGAATCTTCTCAAAATACTTCTCAGGACGATTCAAGCACTTAACTGTGGCCCTCAGTATTGCAAGAAACTCATCCTTAGGGTCAGTCTTCAGATCCTGCATGCAAGTTGAAATTACCACCCTTAGAGACCATGGATAATATAAGTTGCACAAAGTCTAAAATATGTCTACACATAAAGTTTCTTCACTAACTCCCAAGAAAATGACATCACTCTGTTTTGATTCAAAGAGCCCCTGAATTCCCATGAGAAACCCAAACCATTCCAAGCCAAAGTGCCATGCTATATAACTCAATTAATAGCAAGATGTAAGgtaaaaatgagaacaaaaataACTGCCCAGGACATCTTTCTGAAGTCACATAGAGCTCAATTCCCTACCTTGTTGATGTCATTTCCGAATTCATTTTTATAGTGATTCAGAGTGGCATTGATCTGTGCTTTGCTCCTTGTAGCCAAAATCCTGATAATATCCTCATGATTGTAAGCCTTCTCTGAAATCTTCTCGTGGAGTATTTTAGCCTCTGACTTAGCCAGAGTCATGTTCACTTCATCTCCCTCATATCGGTATGAGCTTACAAGAGGCACCAAAAGCTGGGAggaacaaaataatataataaagtcAATACTACTTTGGATTTAACTGAAGAAGGACTAAGATAATCTTAAATGGActttttgaagaaagaaaatgcccacaaatttcaaatttcatagTAAGAAGCTCATAACAGAAGCGACTTCGTAAATATTCACTCGCCATTTTTCTAAATACAATCATTGCCCTACTCTGTTCCACTGTCGCAGTCCAATATACATGACACTGTAGTTTTCACCCATAAGTTTAGGAACTTGCAACTGGTTTCACAAGAACCAACATGTTCTTGTCACAAAATCCCTTTAGTCTTTTAAAGGCACAGATGCAAAGTTTCAATTCTGGAAAGCAAGGAATTATTGTTATCATAAGACACGGTTTCAGATTGGAAGAAAGTATGTGCATTTCAGCTATTCTTCAAAAGCTTTCAAACAGTTTTCTTTGAGAGGTAAGAGTAATgcaaaaatatgagaaaactgTTTTCTGAGTGAAGAAAGAAGACTTCAATTGTCAATAGAAATCTAACACCTGGGCACAAGAAATCCTAAAGAAAGCCTGAAAACTTTAATTAGTAAAATTTCCTTCTAAACCCAAAAGTGTTAATGATTTAGAAGCTGCACCTTGCAGAAATCCCCAGTTGTGTGGTATGCAACATCCTCTTCAAGAGATTTCTTATACCGAGCATGATAAGCCTGCCTTACCAGAAGTAGATCATGTGAAGATCTCGTGCACGCTATTTCCACAAGAACCTGATTGCTTGAAGTCCACCTCTTTGTTGCTTCATTGGCCAAAAGTGCATCACGTTCAGCGGGATCAAGTGTCCAGAGCACTACCACTCTCTGATGGGAAGAGATCGAAAATGCAAATAAATCATCCCAACATTGACTTAAGCAACAATAACATGTTCTGATtctgtataaaatttcaatttcaactGAGGATGATATATATGAGATCCTTAAGTTGTGCCTGTTCTTGGTAGATTCCTCATGCCAGTCAAGAAAATGGGTGATAAATATTCTCAAgtaaaccaaaaagaaaatgcaatccAAAACTGACCTCAAAGTCATTTGTAAGTTCTTTGTTCAATGCTTTGAGGAGATCTTCTCCATAAGTTTCAGCATAAGTTTGCCGAATCAACTTTCTTTGAGCAGCATTTCTATGTCCCAAGATGGAGATAACCAACCCCTCATTTGTTCCCCATCCTGCAACGATATTGATCAAGATCAGCTTCATCTAAGTATTCAAACATGGAAGCAAATGCACCaacatatcatcatcatcattgaaaatatataaaaggtgTATACAAAAcgattttattgtatatttagAAGAGGCAAAGGTTCTTAAATCACACGCGCGCGCGCGAAAAGATGTCACGAAAgaagatcaaccaaaatctaGAATCCTAGATCAATCTCCCTAATACATATTATATGAATATTCAAAGCACAGATTCAAACACCCTTTTAATAGTACTACATCGAGCACACTATCCAAAATAATATAGCTCcaataatttaacaaatcatTTTCAGATCAACGtcttctttttccaaaaaagcaaCGGATCGCGATCTTTTTTACAGATCCAAGGTAGAAGCAAAGAACAATCTGTAAGTTAGGCACACAAGTTTTCGGAATTGGATCGTCAAGGAGAATTAACACCGATCGGATCGCAGACCTTCGAAAGCTTTCCGGAGTTGCTCGCAGTCTTCCGGCACAGAGGGGATCGTCTCAGGTAGTGTGAGAGTcgacatttttttatatgtttttttctttgcgTCTGCTGTGTGAGAAAAGAAACGAGAACGAGAGAAACAGACAAGTGAATGTCACTTTTTGTAGGCAAAGTTACTACAAATGGCAATCTGGCCTTGTAGAGAACGACGACGTAGCTATACGTAACACTGTAACAGGAAGAAGGCTAGAAGCCTAGAAGCATTTAGGGTGAATATTTTATTAGCATGTAAATACAAACATTAAAATGgtttatgagaaatgttaagtgtttttttttttttttttttataatttaaaaggtgggaaggggcgaccagtgtagtttccCCCCTTAGGCATTACCATTGGGGTTcccacccgctgtggaatgttcggtttgagccatagctactgtcTGGGAAGGCGAGCacgtcaccacaaccccacaaaggtgtgagccagtagagccccttcaaagtagcatctggttcacgcatctactaccgcaagcggattcgaacacgcAACCACTAGGATGAAATGAATTCTTTTACCAACTCAACCACCACCCTTGTGGTGAGAAATGTTAAGTGTTAATAACATTATGTTAGGGTTAATTAGATATAGATTTGGCCTATGTTAAATAATAACCATCAGAAGAAGAGgagatctcaagaccaagaaaatagaTGAGATGGCCAAGAACTTTCATCTCAAAGTGCTAACTGAGAAACTGTTTAAGTTCTTGAATACCAGATGTCATCTTTGTCGACGTTGAGGGCACACTATTGACAGATGTTGGCATAAGGGAAAATCTAATGCACCCACAGCAGAAGTTACTCATACTGAGAGTGGTTCATCTCTAGCTggttcatctccagctgctccCTCTTTAGTTACACCCTTTTCAGTTGCTCTCTCTGGCCACGCATCAGGATCCAGTGTCACCTTATCTGCAGCTAACTTCGAGACAATAGTCAACTAGGTCGTCCTATCTCGTTCTAGTAATGCATCTTTTTCTGTCCTCTCAGTTTTGCCAGGTACCTCTTCCCCTTGGCTCTTTGACTctgcttgttgcaatcacatgacacTTCACCCTACTTCTTCTACCACATCTGTACCTTCACCTCATTCCTCATTGATTCGCACAGCTCATGGCTCCattatgactgttaaaaatataggcactatcaatacaccttccctttctgttcctgaagtttttcatgtgcCTGAATTGTCCTttaatcttctttttgttggccaactgtgtgaacttggatatcgacttgtttttgacttttctagTGTGCATGTATAGGATCCTCGTACGAGTTAGACCATTGGGACCGGGCGTAGAATTGGGCGTATGTTCGAACTCTCATCCTTACATCTCCTCGCCACTGGCGTCTTTGCTGCTGCCTCTTCGTCGtcaccatctcttgcactttggcaTTCGCGTCTTAGTCATGCATCTATCTCTCACGTTCAACTTTTAGTTTCAAAGGGTTTGTTAGGTTCAGTTTCCAATAGttcttttgattgtagttcATGTCAACTTGGTAAACAACCGGCTTTACTTTTTAATAATAGTGAGTCTCATGCTActgcatcttttgatttaattcattctgatgtttggggatcTTCTCCTGTTACTAGTATGAGTGGTtcacgttattttgttatttttgttgatgatttctctcgttacacttaggtgtttttaatgaaatctcatTCTAAATTATTGGACATTTATcaaacttttgtcaaaatggTTTAaatccaattttcaaaacccatcaaAGCTTTTCGTTCTAataatgctttagaatatactcaaTATGATTTTCAAGCCATTCTCAAACATTATGGCATTGTTCCTCACTTGTCGTGTCCaggcacctcacaacaaaatggtcagctgaacgtaaacttaggcacattttaGACATTGTCCGTGCTCTTCTCATTTCCACATCTGTTCCTACCCCGTTTTGGGGTGAAGCCACTCTCATGGCTGTCTGCAAGATCAATAGGTTGCCTACCCCTATCCTTGATAATTTCACTCCTGACGAGCGGTTGTTTGGCTGTATCCGTTCATATCACCATCTTCGTGTCTTTGGTTTtgcctgttttgttttactctaGCCTCATAAGTGTACCAAACTCTAGCCTCATTCTCgattgtgttgttttcttggatatggagtgGAACAAAAGGGCTACTGGTGTTATGATCCTGTGTCTCATTGTATTCACATCTCCTGTCATGTAGTTTTTTGGGAGCATCGACTATTCCACGAAGTTGGAAAATTCAGCATGCCATCATTCCCTCCCTTTACTACCCTTCTTGAAtttcctctttctcctactcTCACCACCAATGTCTTGCCAAAGTCTCTCTCGATCGAACAACAATCATCTGATGACCTCGACGCCGCTTCGCCTGCGTCACCAGGTTCTGATGCCCTCGACACCGCTTTGCCTGCGTCACCAGGTTCGGATGCCCTCGACGTCGCTTTGCCTGCGTCCCCAAGTTCTTCGCCTGCGTCCCCAGGTTCTGTTCTATTCGAGGATCCCATCTACACTCCACCACCTGACCTTCGCCGATCGACCCGAGTAAGATCTCTCCCATCTCGTTTacaggattttcattgctttcatgccTTAGCTACCTTGCATGAGCCTCACTCCTTTTGTGAGGCCtccactaaccctctttggcaagctgcgatgaaagaggaacttgatgctttacacaagaacaatacatgAGATCTGGTTGACTTACCTCTTGGAAAATCTGTGGTTGGGTGTAAGTGgatttacaaaatcaagacttgttccGATAGTACTATTGATAGGTACAAGGTTCGACTTGTGGCCAGAGGTTTTACTCAGGAATATGGTGTGGATTATGAAgagacttttgctccagttGCTCGCCTCTCTTCTGTGTGTGCTCTATTAGCTGTTGCAGCCTCTCGACAttggtcactttgtcaaatggatgaCAAAAATGCCTTcattaatggtgatttaagtgaagaagtctatatgcagCCACCTCCTAGATTATTTTATCCTACAAACAAAGTTTGTCATCTTCGTCGAGCTCTATATGGACATAAGCAAGCACCTCGAGCatggtttgctaagtttagcATCATTATCTCTCGCTTTGGCTACTCTATCAGCTCTTATAATTTAGCCTTGTTTATTCACCGAATAGACCGgggtaccatacttcttctactatatgttgatgatatgattatcaCTAGAGATGATATCACTGGCATTTAGGAACTTAAACAGTTTCTCAGTCAgcactttgagatgaaagatcttggccctctcaactatttttttggTCTTGAGATCTCTTCTTTTGATGGTTATTATTTAACACTTGCCAAGTATATATCTGATCTGCTTTCCCAGGCCAATCTCACAGACAATAAGATTGTCGACACACCGACTGAGCATAATACTCGTCTCACTCtttgtaacgccccgatatttgagctagcaaatatcgaagtcgtgacgctgcaactttagaaaatacaatcttacagcggagtatgtatatttttttctttttctatgacctaggaataacttacacaacacagttgagctgactgaaatacctcgaggtgatatattattaaataaaatagaaacatggttttcattacaacatatgtatacactaggtgtaccaaatatatgccacagacggcacctaaattaacatagtaatatctattaagtttacacacatcaccatacataataaaagcgattaacataaatgagacttgctccatagagtaagcataaatcctgcagcagatggtctatcaaccatcaaaaccagtaaaaggaccatcgtcctcactttctatccctgcatcaagatctatgtaaagatgacgttatcatatttacataggcaaacaagtgagtaatctattttcctagatataaagactaaaaagactaatttgaacaaataagattaaagactaaaatatataataatgaatgagttgtgaatgcagcgtaatgacagattagtttgtgttttatgataatctttcttcagacctcttctcatgagctctcagcccgcttacgtccgttatgtccctcacactttagaggtttacttgtttggtgctggcaactacaccgccccagcttagttatatattaggccttttggacggttatatacccccatccactgagataccgacagttcctcgcggcaatccacccagcttgttcttaaggtggctatcttatcagcccattttattagacacattatgcagcagttgtattgcaaaattatatcaataagacaaaataagaattcctataacaataaaacaaagctagtactcagtaagtatatccatacttacactccttagtgtagtattctgctccacttctgcatataatacatacatacaaacaatacttagttcattctccaataatatcattgtttaaagacactcatctttttatatttatttattatccgtcacttcatctttacttactcattttattatattaatataaaatagtcatatataactagttaaatgactgaatgtaaatgttaaatgcatatttcggggatgacctcAAATAGTCTTTACTGCCAGaaatatgacataaaagaaatgactgaatgtaaatgttaaatgcatatttcggggatgacctcaattagtctttaccgccagaaatatgacataaaagaaatgactgaatgtaaatgttaaatgcatatttcggggatgacctcaattagtctttaccgccagaaatatgacataaaagaaatgactgaatgtaaatgttaaatgcatatttcggggatgacctcaattagtctttaccgccagaaatatgacataaatttaaatgacataaaagaaatgactgaatgtaaatactgtaaagtaaataatatatagataatattataagtccttaattgattttgtccactaactctttattattaattcacttgttccattactttattttacattatacgctttattgggtctttaaacaattaaatgaggacaagtaataaaagcaataaatcatgatatttatacatgaaacacttacccaataatcctttagaagtaaaactccaccaaatcttctctaggtagctagttttagaaaa encodes the following:
- the LOC132189399 gene encoding annexin Gh1-like, producing the protein MSTLTLPETIPSVPEDCEQLRKAFEGWGTNEGLVISILGHRNAAQRKLIRQTYAETYGEDLLKALNKELTNDFERVVVLWTLDPAERDALLANEATKRWTSSNQVLVEIACTRSSHDLLLVRQAYHARYKKSLEEDVAYHTTGDFCKLLVPLVSSYRYEGDEVNMTLAKSEAKILHEKISEKAYNHEDIIRILATRSKAQINATLNHYKNEFGNDINKDLKTDPKDEFLAILRATVKCLNRPEKYFEKILRLAINKRGTDEGALTRVIATRAEVDMKFIRDEYHRRSSVPLDRAIVKDTNGDYENMLLALIGHGDA